One part of the Parabacteroides distasonis ATCC 8503 genome encodes these proteins:
- a CDS encoding DUF3467 domain-containing protein encodes MENNKPANNEIQIELSEEMAQGTYANLAIISHSSSEFILDFIRVVPGAPKAQVKSRVILTPDNAQRLLFALQDNIKKFGEQLQAGNNNNKTANFEDFAGPTGEA; translated from the coding sequence ATGGAAAACAACAAACCTGCCAATAACGAGATTCAGATCGAGTTATCTGAAGAGATGGCACAAGGAACTTACGCCAATTTGGCTATTATATCTCATTCAAGCTCTGAATTTATCCTAGATTTTATCCGGGTGGTTCCGGGAGCTCCTAAGGCACAAGTCAAAAGTCGCGTAATCTTAACTCCGGATAACGCTCAACGTTTGTTATTCGCTTTGCAAGACAATATCAAGAAATTTGGGGAGCAACTTCAAGCAGGAAATAATAATAACAAAACAGCTAATTTTGAGGACTTCGCAGGTCCGACAGGAGAGGCTTAA
- a CDS encoding AraC family transcriptional regulator translates to MGKVDVLKETTPLSSEDCFLVMQRPKSGFNFPLHVHMEFELNYLENAAGAIRIVGDSVEEIDDLDLVLIAGGTKHAYSNHKCPCNGIFEITIQFHKSLFDSLINRRHFKTMKDMFDNASSGLVFSREMILGIQDKLRMLSNDNKPDSFKNLLRLVEILKILSLDKAARRLNAVNTVKNYNNNDTDRLDSIMLYLHENYQKRITLSEVAKLTNMSDASLMRFLKKWTGKTFIDNLNEIRVAEAVCRLTDTSDSISEICYRCGFNNLSNFNRVFKRRRGSTPTEYREKYSRSRFII, encoded by the coding sequence ATGGGGAAAGTAGACGTATTGAAGGAAACTACCCCGCTTTCATCAGAAGATTGCTTCTTGGTCATGCAACGCCCGAAATCGGGGTTTAATTTTCCGTTACATGTACACATGGAGTTTGAGTTGAACTATCTGGAGAATGCCGCTGGCGCTATTCGGATAGTTGGCGATTCGGTCGAGGAAATCGATGATCTGGATTTGGTGTTGATCGCGGGAGGAACGAAGCATGCTTACTCGAACCATAAGTGTCCGTGTAATGGGATCTTTGAGATAACGATACAATTTCATAAATCGTTATTTGATAGCTTAATCAATAGACGGCATTTCAAGACCATGAAGGATATGTTTGATAACGCTTCCAGTGGTCTTGTTTTCAGCCGGGAAATGATACTTGGCATTCAAGATAAATTAAGAATGTTGTCGAACGATAACAAGCCGGATTCTTTCAAGAACCTGTTGCGTTTGGTCGAGATTCTTAAGATTCTATCTTTGGATAAAGCAGCCCGTCGGTTGAATGCCGTGAACACGGTAAAGAACTATAATAATAACGATACCGATCGTTTAGATAGTATCATGTTATATTTACACGAAAATTATCAAAAACGTATCACCTTGTCGGAAGTGGCTAAGTTAACAAATATGAGCGATGCCTCATTGATGCGTTTCTTGAAGAAGTGGACGGGAAAGACATTTATCGATAACTTGAACGAGATCCGGGTAGCTGAGGCGGTATGCCGTTTGACCGATACAAGTGACAGTATTTCTGAAATATGTTACAGGTGCGGTTTTAATAATCTATCGAATTTCAACCGGGTATTCAAACGGCGTAGGGGGAGTACCCCTACAGAGTACAGGGAGAAATATTCCCGTTCGAGGTTTATAATTTAA
- a CDS encoding endonuclease/exonuclease/phosphatase family protein, producing MKRILLCLMVALFATGCLFAKNNDEKMNVMSYNIRYDNSGDKDNQWKFRRDFAADLVKFYEADVFGAQEVLNNQLNDLLNRLPEYAYVGVGREDGKTKGEYAPIFYRKDRFSVEKSGNFWLAEDINAIGKKGWDAACERVATWAILKDKNTGKKFFFLNTHLDHMGKVARHEGASLVLEQAKKLSENLPIIVTGDFNAVPSDEPIQVLTNPSDPRHLTHSRTIAGFIYGPEWTFHDFGKIPYDKREWIDYIFVKGNIKVLRHGVLTETLNNLFPSDHCPVISTLILE from the coding sequence ATGAAGAGAATTTTACTTTGTTTAATGGTGGCTTTATTTGCCACTGGTTGCTTATTCGCTAAAAACAACGATGAGAAAATGAATGTAATGTCTTATAACATCCGTTACGATAATTCGGGTGATAAGGATAATCAATGGAAATTCAGAAGAGATTTCGCTGCTGATTTAGTGAAATTCTATGAGGCGGATGTGTTCGGTGCGCAAGAGGTCTTGAATAATCAGCTGAATGATTTGCTTAATCGTTTACCGGAATACGCTTATGTGGGTGTTGGTCGTGAGGATGGCAAGACGAAAGGGGAGTACGCTCCGATTTTCTATCGTAAGGATCGTTTCTCCGTTGAGAAAAGCGGTAATTTCTGGTTAGCCGAAGATATAAATGCCATTGGTAAGAAAGGTTGGGACGCCGCATGCGAGCGCGTAGCTACTTGGGCGATCTTGAAAGATAAGAATACGGGAAAGAAATTCTTCTTCTTGAATACGCACTTGGATCATATGGGGAAAGTGGCTCGTCATGAAGGAGCTTCATTGGTGCTGGAGCAAGCGAAGAAATTATCCGAGAATTTGCCTATAATCGTGACTGGCGATTTCAATGCCGTGCCTTCTGATGAGCCGATACAAGTATTGACTAATCCGAGTGATCCTCGTCATTTGACTCATTCCCGCACGATCGCAGGGTTTATTTACGGCCCGGAATGGACATTCCATGATTTTGGAAAGATCCCTTACGACAAGCGTGAATGGATTGATTATATCTTCGTGAAAGGGAATATCAAGGTATTGCGTCATGGTGTATTGACTGAAACGTTGAATAACCTGTTCCCATCCGACCATTGCCCGGTAATCAGTACGTTGATACTCGAATAA
- the rpoC gene encoding DNA-directed RNA polymerase subunit beta' — translation MAFRKENKIKSNFSKITIGLASPEEILENSSGEVLKPETINYRTYKPERDGLFCERIFGPIKDYECHCGKYKRIRYKGIVCDRCGVEVTEKKVRRERMGHIHLVVPVAHIWYFRSLPNKIGYLLGLPTKKLDSIIYYERYVVIQPGCVDTVGELDLLSEEEYLDILDSLPRENQLLEDTDPNKFIAKIGAEAVYDLLARLDLDSLSYELRHRANTDTSQQRKNEALKRLQVVESFRASRGRNKPEWMIMKVIPVIPPELRPLVPLDGGRFATSDLNDLYRRVIIRNNRLKRLIDIKAPEVILRNEKRMLQEAVDSLFDNSRKSSAVKTDANRPLKSLSDSLKGKQGRFRQNLLGKRVDYSARSVIVVGPELKMHECGLPKNMAAELYKPFVIRKLIECGIVKTVKSAKKIVDRKEPVVWDILEYVMKGHPVLLNRAPTLHRLGIQAFQPKLIEGKAIQLHPLACTAFNADFDGDQMAVHLPLGNEAVLEAQMLMLASHNILNPANGAPITVPSQDMVLGLYYITKLRKGTQGEGLTFYGPEEATIAYNEKKLDIHAPIHVYVEDLDENGNLVKTMVETSVGRLMVNEFVPKEIGYVNEVLGKKSLRDIIGRVIKACGVARTAQFLDDIKNLGYYMAFKGGLSFNLADVLIPPEKDELVQKGYDEVEQIMANYNMGFITNNERYNQIIDTWTHVNSNLSNILIKQLTADNDGFNSIYMMMDSGARGSKEQIRQLSGMRGLMAKPQKSGAEGGQIIENPILSNFKEGLSVLEYFISTHGARKGLADTALKTADAGYLTRRLVDVSHDVIVNEEDCGTLRGLVCTELKNNEEVIASLYERILGRVSVHDVIHPITGEVIVRSGEEIREDAAKAIQDSPIESVEIRSVLTCESKKGVCAKCYGRNLATNRMVQKGEVVGVIAAQSIGEPGTQLTLRTFHVGGIASNIATENSITSKYDGILEIDELRAVEAVDEVSGKKHLVVVSRLAEMRIVDPNTKIVLLTHNIPYGSKLFFNNGDSIKKGDVIIEWDPFNAVIVSEVSGKIEFESLVENVTYKVESDETTGLKEKIIIESKDKTKAPAAHIVDENGNYLKNYSLPLGAHVVKDNGDVVKAGEVLVKIPRAVGKAGDITGGLPRVTELFEARNPSNPAVVSEIDGEVGFGKIKRGNREITVTSKLGEVKKYMVPLSKQLLVQENDYIRAGMPLSDGATTPSDILAIKGPTAVQEYIVNEVQDVYRLQGVKINDKHFEVIVRQMMRKVEVVDPGDTRFLEQQIVDKLEVMDENDRIWGKKVVTDPGDSQTLQAGQIVTARKLRDENSMLKRRDLKLVEVRDAIPATANQILQGITRAALQTNSFMSAASFQETTKVLNEAAINGKVDRLEGLKENVICGHLIPAGTGQREFDKLIVGAKDEFDRIFANRKNVVDFNAMDKDDEE, via the coding sequence ATGGCCTTTAGAAAAGAAAACAAGATAAAGAGTAACTTTTCAAAAATAACCATCGGTCTGGCATCCCCTGAGGAGATCCTAGAGAACTCCAGCGGTGAGGTTTTGAAACCGGAAACAATTAACTATCGTACGTATAAGCCTGAGCGTGACGGTTTGTTCTGTGAGCGTATCTTTGGTCCGATCAAGGACTATGAGTGCCATTGCGGTAAGTACAAGCGTATCCGTTACAAAGGTATTGTCTGCGATCGTTGTGGAGTGGAAGTTACGGAAAAGAAAGTTCGTCGTGAACGTATGGGACACATCCATTTGGTGGTTCCTGTTGCCCATATTTGGTATTTCCGTTCTTTGCCTAATAAAATCGGTTACTTGCTAGGTCTTCCTACCAAGAAACTGGATTCCATCATCTATTACGAACGCTACGTCGTGATCCAGCCGGGTTGCGTAGACACGGTCGGTGAGTTAGACCTATTATCTGAGGAGGAATATCTGGATATTTTGGATAGCCTTCCAAGAGAAAATCAATTGCTAGAGGATACGGATCCGAATAAGTTCATCGCTAAGATCGGCGCTGAGGCTGTTTATGATCTGTTGGCTCGCTTGGACTTGGATTCTCTTTCTTATGAGTTGCGTCACCGTGCGAACACGGACACATCTCAACAGAGAAAGAACGAGGCCTTGAAACGCCTTCAGGTGGTTGAGTCTTTTCGTGCGTCCAGAGGTCGTAACAAACCGGAATGGATGATCATGAAGGTGATCCCGGTGATCCCTCCCGAACTGCGTCCGTTGGTTCCGTTGGACGGTGGCCGTTTCGCTACTTCTGACTTGAATGATTTATATCGTCGTGTTATTATCCGTAATAACCGTTTGAAACGATTGATCGATATTAAGGCTCCGGAAGTGATCTTACGTAATGAGAAACGTATGCTTCAGGAGGCCGTGGACTCTTTGTTTGACAACTCTCGTAAATCGAGCGCTGTTAAGACAGACGCCAATCGTCCGTTGAAGTCCTTGTCCGACAGTTTGAAAGGTAAACAAGGTCGTTTCCGTCAGAACTTGTTGGGTAAGCGTGTTGACTACTCCGCTCGTTCGGTTATTGTCGTAGGTCCGGAATTAAAGATGCACGAGTGCGGTTTGCCGAAGAATATGGCTGCCGAGCTTTATAAGCCTTTCGTTATCCGTAAATTGATCGAATGCGGTATCGTGAAGACGGTGAAATCTGCCAAGAAGATCGTTGACCGTAAGGAACCGGTTGTTTGGGATATTTTGGAGTACGTAATGAAAGGTCACCCGGTATTATTGAACCGTGCCCCGACATTGCACCGTTTGGGTATCCAAGCGTTCCAGCCGAAATTGATCGAGGGTAAGGCTATCCAGTTGCACCCGTTGGCATGTACGGCATTCAACGCCGACTTCGACGGTGACCAGATGGCTGTTCACTTGCCGTTAGGTAATGAGGCTGTTTTGGAAGCTCAAATGTTGATGTTGGCTTCACACAATATCTTGAACCCAGCGAATGGTGCTCCTATTACCGTACCTTCTCAGGATATGGTGCTTGGTTTGTATTATATTACCAAGTTGCGCAAGGGTACACAAGGCGAAGGTTTGACTTTCTATGGTCCGGAAGAGGCTACGATCGCTTACAATGAGAAGAAGTTGGATATCCATGCTCCGATCCATGTTTACGTGGAGGATTTGGATGAGAACGGCAACTTGGTGAAGACGATGGTTGAGACTTCCGTTGGACGTTTGATGGTAAACGAGTTCGTTCCGAAAGAGATTGGTTATGTAAACGAGGTGTTGGGCAAGAAGTCTCTTCGCGACATCATCGGTCGGGTAATCAAGGCTTGTGGTGTGGCTCGTACCGCTCAGTTCTTGGACGATATCAAGAACTTGGGTTACTATATGGCATTCAAGGGTGGTTTGTCCTTCAACTTAGCGGACGTTCTGATCCCGCCTGAAAAGGATGAGTTGGTTCAGAAGGGATACGATGAGGTTGAGCAGATCATGGCTAACTATAATATGGGTTTCATTACCAACAACGAGCGTTATAACCAGATTATCGATACTTGGACACACGTTAATAGTAACTTGTCTAATATCTTGATTAAGCAATTGACGGCGGATAACGATGGATTCAACTCAATCTATATGATGATGGATTCCGGTGCCCGTGGTTCGAAGGAGCAGATTCGTCAGTTGTCCGGTATGCGTGGTTTGATGGCGAAACCGCAGAAGAGTGGTGCAGAAGGTGGTCAGATTATCGAGAACCCGATCCTTTCTAACTTTAAGGAAGGTTTGTCCGTGTTGGAGTACTTTATCTCTACTCACGGTGCTCGTAAAGGTTTGGCCGATACCGCTTTGAAGACTGCCGACGCCGGTTACTTGACTCGTCGTTTGGTTGACGTCTCTCACGACGTGATCGTAAACGAGGAAGACTGTGGTACATTGCGTGGCTTGGTTTGTACGGAATTGAAGAATAACGAGGAGGTGATCGCTTCCTTGTATGAGAGAATCTTAGGTCGTGTATCTGTTCACGATGTGATCCATCCGATTACGGGCGAGGTTATCGTTCGTTCCGGTGAGGAAATCCGTGAGGATGCCGCTAAGGCAATCCAAGACTCTCCGATCGAGAGCGTCGAGATTCGTTCCGTATTGACTTGTGAGTCTAAGAAGGGTGTCTGCGCTAAGTGCTATGGACGTAACTTGGCTACGAACCGCATGGTTCAGAAGGGTGAGGTTGTCGGTGTAATCGCCGCACAGTCTATCGGTGAGCCGGGTACACAGTTGACGTTGCGTACATTCCACGTCGGTGGTATCGCATCCAACATCGCTACAGAGAATAGTATTACATCTAAATATGATGGTATTTTAGAGATCGACGAGCTTCGTGCTGTTGAGGCGGTAGACGAGGTGAGCGGAAAGAAACATTTGGTAGTAGTAAGCCGTTTGGCTGAAATGCGCATTGTTGATCCGAACACGAAGATTGTGTTGTTGACTCATAATATACCTTATGGTTCTAAGTTGTTCTTCAACAACGGTGACTCAATTAAGAAGGGTGACGTGATCATCGAGTGGGACCCGTTCAATGCCGTAATCGTGTCAGAGGTTTCCGGTAAGATCGAGTTCGAGAGTTTGGTAGAGAACGTGACTTACAAGGTTGAGAGTGATGAGACTACCGGTTTGAAGGAGAAGATCATCATCGAGTCTAAGGATAAGACGAAGGCTCCGGCCGCTCATATCGTGGATGAGAATGGTAATTACTTGAAGAACTACTCTTTGCCGTTGGGCGCTCACGTCGTGAAAGACAATGGTGATGTAGTGAAAGCTGGTGAGGTTTTGGTTAAGATCCCTCGTGCCGTAGGTAAGGCCGGTGATATCACCGGTGGTCTTCCTCGTGTAACCGAGTTGTTCGAGGCTCGTAACCCGTCTAACCCTGCTGTCGTATCTGAGATCGACGGAGAGGTAGGATTCGGTAAGATCAAACGTGGTAACCGCGAGATCACCGTAACGTCTAAGTTGGGTGAGGTTAAGAAATATATGGTTCCTCTGTCTAAACAATTATTGGTTCAGGAGAACGACTATATCCGTGCGGGTATGCCGCTATCAGACGGTGCTACCACTCCTTCGGATATCTTGGCGATCAAAGGTCCGACGGCTGTACAGGAATATATCGTGAATGAGGTTCAGGATGTATACCGTCTACAGGGTGTGAAGATCAACGATAAGCACTTCGAGGTTATCGTTCGTCAGATGATGCGTAAGGTAGAGGTGGTTGATCCGGGAGATACTCGCTTCTTGGAGCAGCAGATTGTTGATAAGTTGGAGGTAATGGACGAGAACGATCGTATCTGGGGCAAGAAAGTTGTTACCGATCCGGGAGATTCTCAGACATTGCAGGCCGGACAGATCGTGACTGCACGTAAGTTGAGAGATGAGAATAGTATGTTGAAACGCCGTGATCTTAAGTTGGTCGAGGTACGTGACGCTATTCCGGCTACAGCCAACCAGATCCTTCAAGGTATCACACGTGCCGCTTTGCAGACGAACAGCTTTATGTCCGCCGCATCTTTCCAAGAGACGACGAAAGTATTGAACGAGGCTGCTATCAACGGGAAGGTAGATCGTTTGGAAGGTTTGAAAGAGAACGTTATCTGTGGTCACTTGATTCCTGCCGGTACCGGTCAGCGTGAGTTTGATAAGCTGATCGTAGGCGCAAAGGATGAGTTCGATCGTATCTTCGCTAATCGCAAGAACGTGGTTGATTTCAATGCCATGGACAAAGATGATGAAGAATAG
- the rpoB gene encoding DNA-directed RNA polymerase subunit beta, whose product MSSTAENQRVNFASIKNQFPYPDFLEVQLKSFQDFLQLDTPPEKRKKEGLYKVFAENFPIADTRNNFVLEFLDYYIDPPRYCIDECIARGLTYSVPLKAKLKLYCTDPDHEDFDTVIQDVYLGPIPYMTDRGTFVINGAERVVVSQLHRSPGVFFGQSTHANGTKLYSARIIPFKGSWIEFATDINNVMYAYIDRKKKLPVTTLLRAIGFESDRDILEIFNLAEEVKVTKANLKKFIGRKLAARVLKTWVEDFVDEDTGEVVSIERNDVIIDRESVLDSDNIEAILDSGTQNILLHREDQNLSDYAIIYNTLQKDPSNSEKEAVLYIYRQLRNAEPADEASAREVITNLFFSEKRYDLGEVGRYRINKKLGLTTSADVKVLTKEDIIEIIKYLIELINSKAIVDDIDHLSNRRVRTVGEQLYNQFGIGLARMSRTVRERMNVRDNEVFTPIDLINAKTISSVVNSFFGTNALSQFMDQTNPLAEITHKRRLSALGPGGLSRERAGFEVRDVHYTHYGRLCPIETPEGPNIGLISSLCVYAKINDLGFISTPYRKVADGKVDFSEEGLQYYTAEEEEELTIAQGNAPLDDNGKFIRDKVKARFEADFPVVPPSEIDLMDVAPQQIASIAASLIPFLEHDDANRALMGSNMMRQAVPLLRTDAPIVGTGIEAQVARDSRTQIMAEREGEVVFVDATCIKIKYDRTEDEEFVSFEDAVKTYNIPKWRKTNQSTTVDLKPTCHRGQRVKAGDILTEGYSTQKGELALGRNVKVAYMPWKGYNYEDAIVLNERMVREDFFTSVHVDEYILEVRETKRGMEELTSDIPNVSEEATKDLDERGIVRVGARIEPGDILIGKITPKGESDPSPEEKLLRAIFGDKAGDVKDASLKATPSLRGVVIETALFSKAVKKRKSRLTDKAILPKLDEEYEEKMASLKTLLVDKLLVLTNGKVSQGVKDYMNTEIIAKGAKFTRKSLEELDYNSIQVSKWTADAQKNELIKQVILNYLKKYKELDAELRRKKFDLTIGDELPTGIVQMAKVYIAKKRKIQVGDKMAGRHGNKGIVSKIVRQEDMPFLEDGTPVDICLNPLGVPSRMNLGQIFEAVLGWAGRELDVKFATPIFDGATLDDLNEWTDKAGIPRYGKSYLYDGGTGERFDQPATVGVTYFLKLGHMVDDKMHARSIGPYSLITQQPLGGKAQFGGQRFGEMEVWALEAFGAAHVLQEILTIKSDDVVGRSKAYEAIVKGDPMPQPGIPESLNVLLHELRGLGLSFTLD is encoded by the coding sequence ATGTCTTCAACAGCTGAAAACCAAAGAGTTAATTTTGCTTCGATAAAGAATCAGTTCCCGTATCCAGACTTTCTCGAAGTTCAATTGAAGTCGTTCCAAGACTTTCTTCAACTTGACACTCCTCCTGAAAAGAGAAAGAAGGAGGGATTGTATAAGGTATTTGCCGAGAATTTCCCGATTGCGGATACCCGTAACAATTTTGTGTTGGAGTTCTTAGATTACTATATAGATCCGCCTCGTTACTGTATCGATGAGTGTATCGCTCGCGGGTTAACCTATAGCGTGCCTTTAAAAGCGAAGTTAAAACTGTACTGTACGGACCCGGATCATGAGGACTTCGATACGGTGATCCAAGATGTATACTTAGGTCCGATCCCGTATATGACGGACAGAGGTACTTTCGTGATCAACGGCGCCGAGCGTGTTGTCGTGTCTCAGCTGCACCGTTCTCCGGGCGTATTCTTCGGACAAAGCACGCACGCAAACGGAACGAAGTTGTACTCCGCACGTATTATCCCGTTCAAGGGGTCATGGATCGAGTTCGCTACGGACATCAACAATGTGATGTACGCTTACATCGACCGTAAAAAGAAATTGCCTGTAACTACTCTTTTGAGAGCTATTGGTTTTGAAAGCGATAGAGATATTCTTGAAATCTTCAACCTTGCGGAAGAGGTGAAGGTGACGAAAGCAAACCTGAAGAAGTTTATCGGACGTAAGCTGGCCGCTCGTGTTTTGAAGACTTGGGTGGAGGATTTCGTAGATGAGGATACCGGTGAGGTGGTTTCTATTGAACGTAACGATGTAATCATCGACCGTGAGTCTGTATTGGATAGTGACAATATCGAGGCTATCTTGGATTCAGGCACGCAAAATATTTTGTTGCATCGTGAGGACCAGAATCTGTCCGACTATGCTATCATATATAATACGCTCCAGAAAGACCCGAGTAACTCCGAGAAGGAAGCTGTGTTGTATATCTACAGACAGTTGAGAAATGCGGAACCGGCTGATGAGGCTAGCGCACGCGAGGTTATCACGAACCTGTTCTTCTCAGAGAAACGTTATGATCTGGGTGAGGTGGGACGTTACAGGATCAACAAGAAGTTAGGCCTTACTACAAGCGCTGATGTTAAGGTCTTGACTAAAGAAGATATTATCGAGATCATCAAGTACCTGATCGAGTTGATCAACTCGAAGGCTATCGTGGATGATATCGACCACTTAAGCAACCGTCGTGTACGTACGGTTGGCGAGCAATTGTATAACCAGTTCGGTATTGGTTTGGCTCGTATGTCACGTACAGTTCGTGAACGTATGAACGTTCGCGATAATGAGGTGTTTACTCCGATTGATTTGATCAACGCGAAGACGATTTCTTCCGTGGTTAACTCTTTTTTCGGAACGAATGCCTTGTCTCAGTTCATGGACCAGACGAACCCGTTGGCGGAGATCACGCACAAGCGTCGTTTATCAGCCCTAGGTCCGGGAGGTTTGTCTAGAGAGCGTGCCGGATTCGAGGTTCGTGACGTTCACTATACGCACTATGGTCGTCTTTGTCCGATTGAGACCCCGGAAGGTCCGAACATTGGTTTGATCTCTTCTTTATGTGTATACGCTAAGATCAACGATCTTGGTTTCATCTCGACTCCGTACCGTAAGGTGGCAGATGGAAAGGTCGACTTCTCTGAGGAAGGCTTGCAATACTACACGGCGGAGGAAGAGGAAGAGTTGACAATCGCTCAAGGTAATGCTCCATTGGATGATAACGGTAAGTTTATCCGCGATAAGGTGAAGGCTCGTTTCGAGGCTGACTTCCCTGTTGTCCCTCCTTCTGAGATTGACTTGATGGACGTGGCTCCGCAGCAGATCGCTTCTATCGCGGCTTCACTGATCCCGTTCTTGGAACATGATGACGCTAACCGTGCGTTGATGGGATCTAACATGATGCGTCAGGCGGTTCCTTTGTTGCGTACGGACGCTCCGATCGTTGGTACCGGTATCGAGGCGCAGGTTGCTCGTGACTCTCGTACTCAGATTATGGCTGAGCGTGAGGGCGAGGTTGTGTTCGTTGATGCTACTTGTATCAAGATTAAATATGACCGCACGGAGGACGAGGAATTCGTTAGCTTCGAGGATGCGGTTAAGACATATAATATCCCGAAATGGCGTAAGACCAACCAAAGTACGACAGTCGATTTGAAACCGACCTGTCATCGCGGACAACGTGTGAAAGCCGGCGATATCCTTACCGAGGGTTACTCAACCCAGAAAGGCGAGCTTGCTTTGGGACGTAACGTGAAGGTGGCTTACATGCCTTGGAAGGGTTATAACTATGAGGATGCTATCGTGTTGAACGAGCGTATGGTTCGTGAGGACTTCTTTACGTCTGTCCACGTTGACGAATACATCCTTGAGGTACGTGAGACGAAGCGTGGTATGGAGGAATTGACTTCCGATATCCCTAACGTCAGCGAAGAGGCTACCAAGGATTTGGATGAGAGAGGTATCGTTCGTGTAGGTGCTCGCATCGAGCCGGGTGATATCTTGATCGGTAAGATCACTCCGAAAGGTGAGTCTGATCCATCTCCGGAGGAAAAGTTGTTGCGTGCTATCTTCGGTGATAAGGCGGGTGATGTGAAGGATGCTTCCTTGAAGGCTACTCCGTCTTTGCGTGGTGTGGTTATCGAGACCGCTTTGTTCTCGAAGGCTGTCAAGAAACGTAAATCCAGATTGACTGATAAGGCGATCTTGCCGAAGTTGGACGAGGAATACGAAGAAAAGATGGCTAGCTTGAAGACTTTGTTAGTTGATAAGTTGTTAGTGCTTACAAACGGCAAGGTTTCTCAAGGTGTTAAAGACTATATGAATACGGAGATTATCGCTAAGGGTGCTAAGTTTACCCGCAAATCTCTGGAAGAATTGGATTATAACTCCATCCAAGTAAGCAAGTGGACGGCAGACGCTCAGAAGAATGAGTTGATCAAGCAGGTTATCTTGAATTATTTGAAGAAGTACAAGGAGCTTGACGCTGAGTTGAGACGTAAGAAGTTCGACTTGACGATCGGTGATGAGCTGCCGACAGGTATCGTACAGATGGCTAAGGTTTATATCGCCAAGAAACGTAAGATTCAGGTAGGTGATAAGATGGCCGGTCGCCACGGTAACAAGGGTATCGTATCAAAGATCGTTCGTCAGGAGGATATGCCGTTCTTGGAAGACGGTACTCCGGTGGATATCTGCTTGAACCCGCTGGGTGTGCCTTCTCGTATGAACTTGGGACAGATTTTCGAGGCCGTGTTGGGTTGGGCCGGACGTGAGTTGGACGTTAAGTTCGCTACTCCGATCTTCGATGGCGCGACTTTGGATGATTTGAATGAATGGACAGACAAGGCTGGTATTCCTCGCTACGGTAAGTCTTACTTGTATGATGGTGGTACTGGTGAGCGTTTCGACCAACCTGCTACGGTGGGTGTGACTTACTTCTTGAAGTTGGGCCACATGGTTGACGATAAGATGCATGCCCGTTCAATCGGTCCGTACTCTTTGATTACGCAACAGCCGTTAGGTGGTAAGGCACAGTTCGGTGGTCAACGTTTCGGAGAGATGGAGGTTTGGGCACTGGAAGCCTTCGGTGCCGCTCATGTTCTTCAGGAAATTCTTACGATTAAGTCTGATGACGTTGTAGGACGTTCCAAGGCTTATGAGGCGATCGTGAAGGGTGATCCGATGCCACAGCCGGGTATCCCTGAATCTCTGAATGTATTATTGCACGAGTTGAGAGGACTTGGTTTGAGTTTCACTCTGGATTAA
- the rplL gene encoding 50S ribosomal protein L7/L12, whose amino-acid sequence MADLKAFAEQLVNLTVKEVSELATILKEEYGIEPAAAAVAVAGPAAGGAAAAAEEKTSFDVVLKAAGANKLAIVKLVKELTGLGLKEAKDMVDSAPSAIKEGIAKADAEAMKKQLEEAGAEVELK is encoded by the coding sequence ATGGCAGATTTGAAAGCTTTTGCAGAACAATTAGTAAACTTGACCGTTAAAGAAGTTAGCGAATTAGCTACTATCCTTAAAGAAGAGTACGGTATCGAACCTGCTGCTGCAGCTGTTGCTGTTGCTGGTCCTGCTGCTGGTGGTGCTGCTGCCGCTGCAGAAGAGAAGACTTCTTTCGATGTTGTATTGAAAGCAGCTGGTGCTAATAAATTAGCTATCGTTAAGTTAGTTAAAGAATTAACAGGTCTTGGCTTGAAAGAGGCTAAGGATATGGTAGATAGCGCTCCTAGTGCAATTAAGGAAGGTATCGCTAAAGCTGATGCTGAGGCAATGAAGAAACAGTTGGAAGAGGCTGGAGCTGAAGTTGAGCTTAAATAG